The following are encoded in a window of Carettochelys insculpta isolate YL-2023 chromosome 30, ASM3395843v1, whole genome shotgun sequence genomic DNA:
- the LOC142003679 gene encoding intelectin-like protein, which yields MKRLALLLLLVSLARAAPCAGTSSITELKLAIRELLDSWEDSSCSDGNPHSHRLPQSCKEIKATRDRAADGIYTLSTQDGEIYQTFCDMTTSGGGWTLVASVHENNAYGKCTEGDRWSSQQGNNINYPEGDGNWANYNTFGSAVGSTSDDYKNPGYYDLQAQDLSVWHVNNKAPLKEWKSKSILRYHTNTSFLSSEGGNLFKLYQKYPVKYGAGVCNTNNGPSVPVIYDYGDAQLTANYYSPNGRGEFVSGYIQFRVFNVEKAPMALCSGLKVTGCNTEHHCIGGGGFFPEGSPVQCGDFPAFDWNGYGTHKDWSVSKEMIESAVLLFYR from the exons CTGGGACGTCAAGTATCACAGAACTGAAACTGGCCATCCGTGAACtgctggacagctgggaagacTCATCCTGCTCTGACGGTAACCCACACTCccacaggctgccccagagctgcaagGAGATTAAAGCCACCCGGGACAGAGCTGCAG ATGGGATTTACACCCTGTCCACCCAGGATGGGGAGATCTACCAGACCTTCTGTGACATGACCACCAGTGGGGGCGGCTGGACCCTGGTGGCCAGCGTGCATGAGAACAATGCCTACGGGAAGTGCACTGAGGGTGATCGCTGGTCCAGCCAGCAGGGAAACAACATCAACTACCCCGAGGGAGACGGCAACTGGGCCAATTACAACACCTTTGGCTCTGCAGTTGGCTCCACCAGTGACGACTATAAG AATCCTGGTTATTACGATCTGCAAGCCCAGGACTTGTCCGTGTGGCACGTAAACAACAAGGCGCCTCTCAAGGAATGGAAGAGCAAGTCTATCCTGAGATACCACACCAATACCAGCTTCCTGTCCTCGGAGGGAGGGAACCTCTTCAAACTCTACCAG AAATACCCAGTGAAATACGGCGCTGGTGTCTGCAACACCAACAACGGCCCCAGTGTGCCCGTCATCTATGACTACGGTGATGCCCAGCTAACTGCGAACTACTACTCTCCAAATGGCAGAG GTGAATTTGTCTCTGGCTACATCCAGTTCCGTGTGTTTAATGTTGAGAAGGCACCCAtggctctgtgttctgggctGAAAGTCACCGGCTGTAACACTGAGCAT cactgcattggAGGAGGAGGGTTCTTcccagaggggagcccggtgCAGTGCGGCGACTTCCCTGCCTTCGACTGGAACGGCTACGGAACCCATAAGGACTGGAGCGTCTCCAAGGAGATGATTGAATCTGCAGTGCTGCTTTTCTACCGCTGA